The window ttttcttttttcctaTTTCTTAGTGTAGAGATCAATTTTCTTGACAGGAGTCAGAATGGCTGAGGGTAAACCTGCAGAAATGGTTAGACGAAGAATACTGCCCGGAGGAAACCAACGTCCTGATCAGCAAAGTCGCCGCCGGCTCGTTTTACAACTCATTACTCAACAAACAATCCGACCTGGGAGAGATTCTATTAAAATTAGCCACTGATTTGGAATCGTCTGTCTcctatcaagaaagctttcacGGTGCCTTTTCATCGGCAAACGCAGCCGTCAATCTAATCATCCATCGTATGAACATTCAACAGACTACAGAGtctcaataaataaatagacaCATATTGTTTCAAACATGATTAACTAGATTGAAAAAAAGCAAACATGGggaattcaaatttcaaattattactGTCTACCATTAATTCAATTGATCAGGTGTTGGAAGATTCAGACTCTTAGTAGAAGTAAACCCACCATCCACCACTAGATTATGCCCACTGATATACTTGGCTTCATCCGACGCTAGAAACAGGGCGGCGTTCGCGATATCCGACGCTTCACAGTACGCACCTTCTAACTGGCCTATTTTGTGAATCATATCAGTAATCTTTTCAGAATCCAGACCTGGGTAATAACCAGTGATCTCCTCCATCACGAATCTTGTCGGGATCGCAAACGGCGATATGCAGTTAATCCTGATCCCATTACGACAAAGCTCGGCCGTCAACGATTTCACAATTCCCACAATTGAGAACTTTGAAATCGAGTAAGTATGCTGCGCTAGACCGCCCATGATACCCGTAATACTTGAAGTGCAGAGGATTGATCCTGATCGTTGAGGGATCATTACCCTCGAAGCGTGTTTGATCCCGGCAACTACGCCTCGGACGTTGATGGCCATTACACGGTCG is drawn from Impatiens glandulifera chromosome 3, dImpGla2.1, whole genome shotgun sequence and contains these coding sequences:
- the LOC124928601 gene encoding secoisolariciresinol dehydrogenase isoform X1, encoding MLSSSICRVLIGERQKMKRNLCTYSAAAAAHVFRKLEGKVALITGAASGIGRETAIKFVENGAKLVIADIDHDQGKSLATQLGKNASFIGCDVKDESAVSAAVDHAVSHFGRLDIMFNNAGIACRTSPSIVDLDLANYDRVMAINVRGVVAGIKHASRVMIPQRSGSILCTSSITGIMGGLAQHTYSISKFSIVGIVKSLTAELCRNGIRINCISPFAIPTRFVMEEITGYYPGLDSEKITDMIHKIGQLEGAYCEASDIANAALFLASDEAKYISGHNLVVDGGFTSTKSLNLPTPDQLN
- the LOC124928601 gene encoding secoisolariciresinol dehydrogenase isoform X2, with amino-acid sequence MKRNLCTYSAAAAAHVFRKLEGKVALITGAASGIGRETAIKFVENGAKLVIADIDHDQGKSLATQLGKNASFIGCDVKDESAVSAAVDHAVSHFGRLDIMFNNAGIACRTSPSIVDLDLANYDRVMAINVRGVVAGIKHASRVMIPQRSGSILCTSSITGIMGGLAQHTYSISKFSIVGIVKSLTAELCRNGIRINCISPFAIPTRFVMEEITGYYPGLDSEKITDMIHKIGQLEGAYCEASDIANAALFLASDEAKYISGHNLVVDGGFTSTKSLNLPTPDQLN